A genomic region of Elaeis guineensis isolate ETL-2024a chromosome 9, EG11, whole genome shotgun sequence contains the following coding sequences:
- the LOC105051612 gene encoding uncharacterized protein — protein MSNDLQHQREDMKTVKDMLTHLEKLNGKQSCTVHFEISRRLFKAKMHDGQSVYDHSLTKIKDIKELQKLNMTIHKDLLVDLILQSIPDSYGQFIVNYHKNKIESTLSELLNMLVTAEGTLKSSKGTVLAIYKLRLLKESLLRRRRKNL, from the coding sequence ATGTCTAACGATCTTCAGCACCAGCGTGAAGATATGAAGACTGTCAAGGACATGCTAACTCATCTGGAAAAGTTGAATGGTAAGCAAAGTTGCACAGTTCACTTTGAGATCTCCAGAAGACTCTTCAAagcaaagatgcatgatggacagtcggtCTATGATCATAGTTTGACAAAGATCAAAGACAtcaaggagcttcagaagctcaatATGACCATCCATAAGGATTTGCTGGTGGATCTAATCCTGCAGTCCATTCCTGATTCATATggtcaatttattgtaaactaCCATAAGAATAAGATTGAAAGCACCTTGTCTGAATTACTCAACATGTTAGTAACAGCTGaagggaccttgaagagttcaaaaggcaccGTTCTTGCTATTTACAAGCTTCGTCTTTTAAAAGAAAGTCtacttagaagaagaagaaaaaacctaTAA